GTCGGCCGGGGACGCCTTCCGCTTCGACATGTCCGACCAGGCTCCGGCGGCGTTCGGCGGCACGCAGGGCATCGGCGAGTGGAAGGACCTCCAGGACTTCCTGCGCGACCCGAAGGACGTGGCGGGCACGCAGAAGAAGCTGGAGGCCGACGCGGCCAAGGCGTACGGCTCCGGCTGATGGCGTCGGTGGCGCACCCGGAGGGTGCCGGCCTGCCGCCGGCGCCCGCCGCGCACCCGCGCGGGAGTGTGACCGGGACGCGGCGGCGGTGGGCGGTGCTGTTCCTGCTGCCCGCGCTGGTGCTGCTCGGCGCGCTCGTGGTCTACCCGATCGGGTACTCGCTCTGGCGCAGCCTCTACGACGCCGACGGCTCGGGGTTCGTGGGGCTCGGCAACTACGTCGACGTCTTCAGCGACCGGTCGACCCTGACCGCCGTCCGCAACACCGCGATCTGGATGGCGGTGGCGCCCGCGGTGGTCACCGCGCTCGGTCTGGTCTTCGCGGTGCTGACCGAACGGGTGCGCTGGGGAACGGCGTTCAAGCTGATCGTCTTCATGCCGATGGCGATCTCGATGCTGGCCGCGGGGATCATCTTCCGGCTGGTGTACGAGCAGGACCCGAGCCAGGGCGCGGCGAACGCGGTCGCCAAGTCGATCCACGACACGTTCGTGTCGTCGTCGGTGTATCCGAACGCCCGGCCGAACGTGGCGGCGAGCGATCTGCGGGCGTCGGGCGGCGGGTCGTTCACGACGGCGGGCCCGGTGCGGGCGGGCACCCCGGCGCTGCTGCCGCTGGTGGGCATCGCGCCCGACCGGCTGCCCGGGAGTCCGCGGGACGCTCGGGCGGCGGCGGGTCCCGGGGTCACCGGCACGGTCTGGCTGGACTTCAGGCGGGGCGGCGGCGGCACCAAGGGGCGGGTCGACCCGGGTGAGAAGGCGCTGAAGGGCGTCACGGTGGAGGCGGTGCGAGACGGCCGGACGGTCGCCTCGGCGACCACCGCGGCGGACGGCACCTTCACGCTGCCCGCGGCGGCGGACGGCGCCAGGCTGCGGCTGCCCGGTGCGAACTTCGCGGCGCCGTACAACGGCATCGACTGGCTGGGTCCGACGCTGGTCACCCCGGCGATCATCGGCAGCTATGTGTGGATGTGGGCGGGGTTCGCGATGGTGCTGATCGCGGCCGGGCTCGCGGGTGTCGACCGGAATCTGCTGGAGGCGGCCCGGGTGGACGGGGCGAACGAGTGGCAGGTGTTCCGCCGGGTCACCGTGCCGCTGCTCGCGCCGGTCCTGATGGTCGTCCTGGTCACCCTGATGATCAATGTGATGAAGGTGTTCGACCTCGTGTACATCATCGCGCCGCAGCCGAGCCAGGACGACGCGAACGTGCTGGCGCTCCAGCTGTTCCTGTCGTCGTTCGGCGGTGGCGGCAACTACGGTGTGGGCAGCGCGATCGGCGTGATCCTGCTGGTGCTCGTGCTGCCGGTGATGTACGTCAACATCCGCCGTCTGCGAAGGGAGCGCCGGCTGTGACCGCACTCGGCACGACCGTACGGGCCCGGCGTTCCCTCGCGTCCCGGGTGGCGGGCGGGGCGGCGGGCGGGGCGCTGCGGGTCTTCCTGGTCCTGGTCGCCGTGTTCTGGCTGGTGCCGACCTTCGGGCTGCTGGTGTCGTCGTTCCGTGATCCGACGGACATCGCGACGTCCGGCTGGTGGAAGGTGTTCACCGCGCCGGGCCAACTCACCGCCAGGAGCTACGAGTCGCTGCTGGAGAAGGACGCGGTCACGCACGCCCTGTTCAACACGGTGTGGATCACGGTGCCCGCGACGCTGCTGGTGGTGGTGTTCGGGGCGATGGCCGGATACGCCTTCGCGTGGATGGAGTTCCGGGGCCGCGACTGGTGGTTCCTGCTGGTGGTCGCGTTGCTCGTGGTGCCGGTGCAGGTGGCGCTGATCCCGCTCTCCGACCTGTTCGGGAAGATCGGGATCTTCGGCGACATCATCGGCGTGGTCCTCTTCCACGTCGGCTTCGGACTGCCGTTCGCGATCTTCCTGTTGCGGAACTTCTTCGCGGAGATCCCGCGTGAACTCCTGGAGGCCGCGCGGCTCGACGGGGCGGGTGAGGTCCGGCTGTTCCTCACCGTCGTCCTGCCGCTCGCCGCTCCGGCGCTGGCCTCGCTCGGCATCTTCCAGTTCCTGTGGGTGTGGAACGACATGCTGGTGGCGCTGGTGTTCTCGGACTCCGGGTCGCAGCCGCTGACGGTCGCGCTCCAGCAGCAGGTACGGCAGTTCGGCAGCAACATCGAGATCCTGGCGCCCGGCGCGTTCCTCTCGATGGTGGTGCCGCTGGCCGTGTTCTT
The sequence above is a segment of the Streptomyces griseoviridis genome. Coding sequences within it:
- a CDS encoding carbohydrate ABC transporter permease, producing the protein MASVAHPEGAGLPPAPAAHPRGSVTGTRRRWAVLFLLPALVLLGALVVYPIGYSLWRSLYDADGSGFVGLGNYVDVFSDRSTLTAVRNTAIWMAVAPAVVTALGLVFAVLTERVRWGTAFKLIVFMPMAISMLAAGIIFRLVYEQDPSQGAANAVAKSIHDTFVSSSVYPNARPNVAASDLRASGGGSFTTAGPVRAGTPALLPLVGIAPDRLPGSPRDARAAAGPGVTGTVWLDFRRGGGGTKGRVDPGEKALKGVTVEAVRDGRTVASATTAADGTFTLPAAADGARLRLPGANFAAPYNGIDWLGPTLVTPAIIGSYVWMWAGFAMVLIAAGLAGVDRNLLEAARVDGANEWQVFRRVTVPLLAPVLMVVLVTLMINVMKVFDLVYIIAPQPSQDDANVLALQLFLSSFGGGGNYGVGSAIGVILLVLVLPVMYVNIRRLRRERRL
- a CDS encoding carbohydrate ABC transporter permease, giving the protein MTALGTTVRARRSLASRVAGGAAGGALRVFLVLVAVFWLVPTFGLLVSSFRDPTDIATSGWWKVFTAPGQLTARSYESLLEKDAVTHALFNTVWITVPATLLVVVFGAMAGYAFAWMEFRGRDWWFLLVVALLVVPVQVALIPLSDLFGKIGIFGDIIGVVLFHVGFGLPFAIFLLRNFFAEIPRELLEAARLDGAGEVRLFLTVVLPLAAPALASLGIFQFLWVWNDMLVALVFSDSGSQPLTVALQQQVRQFGSNIEILAPGAFLSMVVPLAVFFAFQRQFVSGVMAGAVK